One genomic window of Streptomyces sp. NBC_01276 includes the following:
- a CDS encoding pentapeptide repeat-containing protein has product MAEMRGTAYGFLVAGRPGAGELARVLGAVLGVGAAGVEVGPEGESDGWRWDTPVQCGIRWHARGDVPCSLEVYAGPAVLGAPGTAEVGRALASGLGMTVLTGFGDVLPWIARVLTPTGGATFARVEEPDDPGEDGEDWAGRVTATQARVDAFPHAEVRGLPELVRAAPAAPAGTDRRLWGWADLICRMEADWPPLRWYGLDEYRGDLAGRDGLADLEGNPELGALDARFRAVTVEDGGEEIGPGPADGAWYWHRRPAVLPWRVLPPADPEAADRLWEWVREGAGAHGGTDMAGLDLGGAVLDGADFAESWFAGTRLAGARLVGTEFHRAHLAGADLSGADATGPCFVRADLDGADLRGAVLDGADLVRAELYGTDARGARLRGARILGASLLDTDLRGADLSGAELRENSFRALLDDSTHVTGLTGTVFGPATLVTPDGSRNSLGGRDLEDWLRARGADVRVIAPC; this is encoded by the coding sequence ATGGCAGAGATGCGCGGAACCGCGTACGGGTTCCTGGTCGCCGGGCGGCCGGGAGCCGGGGAGTTGGCCCGGGTGCTCGGAGCGGTGCTGGGGGTGGGCGCCGCCGGGGTGGAGGTCGGGCCCGAGGGGGAAAGCGACGGCTGGCGGTGGGACACCCCCGTCCAGTGCGGGATCCGGTGGCACGCGCGGGGCGACGTCCCCTGCTCCCTGGAGGTGTACGCGGGCCCCGCCGTCCTCGGGGCGCCCGGCACCGCCGAGGTGGGCCGGGCCCTGGCGTCCGGGCTGGGCATGACCGTGCTGACCGGCTTCGGCGACGTCCTGCCCTGGATCGCCCGGGTGCTGACCCCCACCGGCGGGGCGACCTTCGCCCGCGTCGAGGAGCCCGACGACCCCGGGGAGGACGGGGAGGACTGGGCGGGTCGGGTGACGGCCACGCAGGCCCGGGTCGACGCCTTCCCGCACGCCGAGGTGCGCGGGCTGCCCGAGCTGGTCCGGGCGGCGCCGGCCGCACCGGCCGGTACCGACCGGCGGCTGTGGGGCTGGGCCGACCTGATCTGCCGCATGGAGGCCGACTGGCCGCCCCTGCGCTGGTACGGGCTGGACGAGTACCGCGGGGACCTGGCGGGCCGGGACGGGCTGGCGGATCTGGAAGGGAATCCGGAGCTGGGCGCGCTCGACGCGCGGTTCCGGGCCGTGACCGTGGAGGACGGCGGCGAGGAGATCGGCCCCGGGCCGGCGGACGGCGCCTGGTACTGGCACCGGCGCCCCGCTGTCCTGCCCTGGCGGGTGCTGCCGCCCGCCGACCCGGAGGCCGCAGACCGGCTGTGGGAGTGGGTGCGGGAGGGCGCCGGGGCCCACGGCGGCACCGACATGGCGGGGCTCGACCTCGGCGGGGCGGTCCTGGACGGCGCCGACTTCGCGGAGTCCTGGTTCGCCGGGACCCGACTCGCCGGCGCGCGGCTGGTCGGCACCGAGTTCCACCGCGCCCACCTCGCCGGGGCCGACCTCAGCGGCGCCGACGCCACCGGGCCCTGTTTCGTACGGGCCGACCTGGACGGCGCCGACCTGCGCGGAGCCGTCCTCGACGGGGCCGACCTCGTCCGGGCGGAGCTCTACGGCACCGACGCCCGCGGGGCCCGCCTGCGCGGCGCCCGCATCCTCGGCGCCTCGCTGCTGGACACCGACCTGCGCGGCGCGGACCTCAGCGGCGCGGAGCTACGGGAGAACTCCTTCCGCGCGCTCCTGGACGACTCCACCCACGTGACGGGCCTGACGGGAACGGTGTTCGGCCCGGCCACCCTCGTGACCCCGGACGGCAGCCGGAACTCCCTGGGCGGGCGGGACTTGGAGGACTGGCTCCGCGCCCGCGGCGCCGACGTGCGGGTCATCGCGCCCTGTTGA
- a CDS encoding immunity 49 family protein, translating to MTGEEMTVIVESHAGPQPESADWVRGQDERLVANIDELAVLPGQLGRVWSQADLHVQSRTLVDPTAEELTTWETVVDAAQLGAALFRTAGMTEGATQVRIHHEMRTLPATGPNHHARASAWVEAFWYAIITRDQARMTELCELPVDVLRASGADHDDYLYHWVATLQAYWLKRPELVEELTATFDRSHPDVALIAGREYIQQVAYPPINLFYKFLRKDEEGFHAALVEALELHKRYWTATPERAEDIEGRVPVALLAVACLAYDGGIPVDVESPYLPVHLLKRSWLGEFEV from the coding sequence GTGACAGGGGAAGAGATGACGGTCATCGTGGAGAGCCACGCCGGCCCCCAGCCCGAGAGCGCGGACTGGGTCAGGGGCCAGGACGAGCGGCTGGTCGCGAACATCGACGAGCTCGCCGTGCTCCCGGGTCAGCTCGGGCGGGTCTGGAGTCAGGCTGACCTGCACGTGCAGTCCCGGACGCTGGTCGATCCGACGGCCGAAGAGCTGACGACGTGGGAGACGGTGGTCGACGCCGCGCAGTTGGGGGCCGCGCTGTTCCGTACGGCGGGAATGACCGAGGGTGCGACGCAGGTGCGCATCCACCACGAGATGCGCACCCTGCCCGCGACGGGTCCGAACCACCACGCGCGCGCCTCGGCGTGGGTCGAGGCGTTCTGGTACGCGATCATCACGCGTGACCAGGCGCGGATGACGGAGCTGTGCGAGTTGCCGGTCGACGTCCTGCGGGCGTCGGGTGCGGACCACGACGACTACCTGTACCACTGGGTGGCGACGTTGCAGGCGTACTGGCTCAAGCGGCCCGAGCTGGTGGAGGAGCTGACGGCCACCTTCGACAGGTCGCACCCGGACGTCGCGCTGATCGCCGGACGCGAGTACATCCAGCAGGTGGCGTACCCGCCGATCAACCTCTTCTACAAGTTCCTGCGCAAGGACGAGGAGGGCTTCCACGCGGCACTCGTGGAAGCCCTGGAACTCCACAAGCGGTACTGGACGGCCACCCCCGAGCGGGCCGAAGACATCGAGGGCAGGGTGCCGGTCGCGCTCCTGGCCGTGGCCTGTCTCGCCTACGACGGCGGGATCCCGGTCGACGTCGAGTCCCCGTACCTGCCCGTACACCTGCTGAAGCGTTCCTGGCTCGGTGAGTTCGAGGTGTGA
- a CDS encoding DPP IV N-terminal domain-containing protein, protein MTTDQDYRAAEQLLSRPARPGELVTADKVRPQWIDGGARFWYAVSDGAGRRFVLVDPTAGTREPAFDHARLAAALADASGQPVDPEALPFAAIDLQPAANAVEFFALGEYWRCGLDGYVCERAGFTPPGSPLEVPSPDGKVAVSRRGHDLWARSLSDGREWPLTTDGEPGNQYGPGPECTANTTLLAKIGLPYLPPALAWSPDSTKVLAHQTDERDVRETHLVQARPADGGAPLLHTQRYAYPGDEHVPLARLVVLDVAEGTVVRAQADPLLMPQLSPIATKWARWAPDGSAVYYLDRPRDLRTLTLHRMDPATGEVTTVLSESGTTRVEPNQWAYEPPIVEILADEVLWYSQRDGWGHLYRYDLRTGALLGQVTSGEWVVRQILHVDETERVVYFTASGLVEEDPYRRTVCRAALDGSGFAKVTDDELDHVVTLAPGRDCFIDSASTVDTPPVTRVLDWSGRVLTELERADVSRLTATGWTAPERFRVKAADGVTDIYGILYRPRGFDPAHHYPVVDHLYPGPQVTRVAPCFDPGGMGLDAEPLAALGFVVIALDGRGTPGRSKAFHDASYGNLADAGSLADHAAALRQLARTRPWMDLDRAGVLGHSGGGFAAARAMLDHPDVYKAGVALSGPHDARHFNLGFVETYDGADDPEAWARTSNVDLADRLEGKLLLIHGEMDDQVHPDHTLRLADRLFAADKDFELLIVPGAEHTFLDCLSYVRKRCWDFLVRELTDTKPPAYRPAPIAISPAMLADLFA, encoded by the coding sequence ATGACCACCGATCAGGACTACCGGGCCGCCGAACAGCTCCTCAGCCGCCCCGCCCGCCCCGGCGAGCTCGTCACCGCCGACAAGGTCAGGCCGCAGTGGATCGACGGGGGCGCCCGGTTCTGGTACGCCGTGAGCGACGGCGCCGGCAGGCGCTTCGTCCTGGTCGACCCGACGGCGGGCACCCGCGAGCCGGCCTTCGACCACGCGCGGCTCGCCGCCGCGCTGGCCGACGCCTCCGGTCAGCCGGTCGACCCCGAGGCCCTGCCGTTCGCGGCCATCGACCTCCAGCCGGCCGCGAACGCGGTCGAGTTCTTCGCGCTGGGCGAGTACTGGCGCTGCGGCCTGGACGGCTACGTCTGCGAGCGCGCCGGGTTCACCCCGCCCGGCAGCCCCCTGGAAGTCCCCTCACCCGACGGCAAGGTCGCGGTGTCCCGGCGGGGACACGACCTGTGGGCCCGCTCGCTGTCCGACGGCCGCGAGTGGCCGCTGACCACCGACGGCGAGCCCGGCAACCAGTATGGCCCCGGCCCCGAATGCACCGCCAACACCACCCTGCTGGCCAAGATCGGCCTGCCGTACCTGCCGCCCGCGCTGGCCTGGTCGCCCGACTCCACGAAGGTACTGGCGCACCAGACCGACGAACGCGACGTCCGCGAGACCCACCTCGTACAGGCCCGGCCCGCCGACGGCGGAGCGCCCCTCCTGCACACCCAGCGCTACGCCTACCCCGGCGACGAGCACGTGCCGCTCGCCCGGCTGGTCGTGCTCGACGTCGCCGAAGGCACCGTCGTCCGCGCCCAGGCCGACCCGCTCCTCATGCCGCAGCTGTCGCCGATCGCGACGAAGTGGGCCCGGTGGGCCCCGGACGGCTCGGCCGTGTACTACCTGGACCGGCCCCGCGACCTGCGCACCCTCACCCTGCACCGGATGGACCCGGCCACCGGCGAGGTCACCACCGTCCTCAGCGAAAGCGGTACCACCCGCGTCGAACCCAACCAGTGGGCGTACGAACCGCCCATCGTCGAGATCCTGGCCGACGAGGTGCTCTGGTACTCCCAGCGCGACGGCTGGGGCCACCTCTACCGCTACGACCTGCGCACCGGCGCGCTCCTGGGGCAGGTGACCTCCGGCGAGTGGGTCGTGCGGCAGATCCTGCACGTCGACGAGACCGAGCGGGTGGTGTACTTCACCGCCTCCGGGCTCGTCGAAGAGGACCCGTACCGGCGCACGGTCTGCCGAGCCGCCCTCGACGGCTCCGGCTTCGCCAAGGTCACCGACGACGAACTCGACCACGTGGTCACCCTCGCGCCCGGCCGGGACTGCTTCATCGACTCCGCGTCCACCGTGGACACCCCGCCGGTGACCCGCGTCCTCGACTGGTCCGGCCGCGTCCTGACCGAGCTGGAGCGCGCCGACGTCAGCAGGCTCACGGCGACCGGCTGGACCGCGCCGGAACGATTCCGCGTCAAGGCCGCCGACGGCGTGACGGACATCTACGGCATCCTCTACCGCCCCCGCGGCTTCGACCCCGCCCACCACTACCCGGTGGTGGACCACCTCTACCCCGGCCCGCAGGTCACCCGGGTCGCCCCGTGCTTCGACCCCGGCGGCATGGGCCTCGACGCGGAGCCGCTCGCCGCACTCGGCTTCGTGGTGATCGCACTGGACGGCCGCGGCACCCCGGGTCGCAGCAAGGCCTTCCACGACGCCTCGTACGGGAACCTGGCCGACGCCGGCTCCCTGGCCGACCACGCGGCGGCACTGCGGCAGCTCGCCCGGACCCGGCCGTGGATGGACCTGGACCGCGCGGGCGTCCTCGGCCACTCGGGCGGCGGCTTCGCCGCGGCCCGCGCCATGCTCGACCACCCCGACGTCTACAAGGCCGGCGTCGCCCTCTCCGGCCCGCACGACGCCCGCCACTTCAACCTGGGCTTCGTCGAGACCTACGACGGCGCGGACGACCCCGAAGCCTGGGCCCGCACCTCCAACGTCGACCTCGCCGACCGGCTGGAAGGCAAACTCCTCCTCATCCACGGCGAAATGGACGACCAGGTCCACCCCGACCACACCCTGCGCCTGGCCGACCGGCTCTTCGCCGCGGACAAGGACTTCGAGCTGCTCATCGTCCCCGGCGCCGAGCACACGTTCCTCGACTGCCTGTCCTACGTCCGCAAGCGCTGCTGGGACTTCCTGGTCCGCGAACTGACGGACACGAAGCCCCCCGCCTACCGCCCGGCCCCGATCGCGATCAGCCCGGCCATGCTCGCGGACCTGTTCGCCTGA
- a CDS encoding DUF4097 family beta strand repeat-containing protein, giving the protein MQKFQTPAPISTVLDVPAGSVRFIATDRDDTTVEILPSHASRSRDVKAAQQTTVDFRDGVLRIATPAPKNQVLGATGSIEVTVQLPAGSRVEAKAAAAELRGVGPLGEVAFEVSQGSIELDEAAGARLAALAGDISVGRLRGDADISTQKGDIRVAEAHDGTLTLRTSAGDVSVGAARGVSASLDAGTGHGRIQNGLQNTEGTAGLTIRATTDYGDITARSL; this is encoded by the coding sequence ATGCAGAAGTTCCAGACCCCCGCCCCGATCTCCACCGTCCTCGACGTCCCCGCCGGGAGCGTCCGTTTCATCGCCACCGACCGGGACGACACCACCGTCGAGATCCTGCCCTCGCACGCCTCCAGGAGCCGCGACGTCAAGGCCGCGCAGCAGACCACCGTCGACTTCCGCGACGGCGTCCTGCGGATCGCCACCCCGGCGCCGAAGAACCAGGTCCTGGGCGCCACCGGCTCCATCGAGGTGACCGTCCAGCTGCCCGCCGGCTCCCGCGTCGAGGCCAAGGCCGCCGCCGCCGAACTCCGCGGTGTCGGACCCCTCGGCGAGGTCGCCTTCGAGGTCTCCCAGGGCTCGATCGAGCTCGACGAGGCCGCGGGCGCCCGCCTCGCCGCCCTGGCCGGCGACATCTCCGTCGGCCGCCTGCGCGGTGACGCCGACATCAGCACCCAGAAGGGCGACATCCGCGTCGCGGAGGCCCACGACGGCACCCTCACCCTGCGCACCAGCGCCGGCGACGTGAGCGTCGGCGCCGCCCGGGGCGTCTCCGCCTCCCTCGACGCCGGCACCGGCCACGGCCGCATCCAGAACGGCCTCCAGAACACCGAGGGCACCGCCGGCCTCACCATCCGCGCGACCACCGACTACGGGGACATCACCGCCCGCAGCCTGTGA
- a CDS encoding helix-turn-helix domain-containing protein gives MPGGRLTQQERQQIALGVADGLAYAEIARRLDRPTSTVTREVMRNGGPTGYRADLAQRATERRTHRRGQTTARSPQTPPPAHGRDPEALRAYEETFTTVLVQSGMPTMMARVLTCLFTTDEGSLTASELVQRLQVSPASVSKAISYLDGQGLVRRERDERRRERYVADNDVWYQSMMASARGTAVLAETARQGVGVLGPDTPAAVRLENIARFVDFVSESISRAADQARDILHPKPEGTPADASDTSAPGPDRG, from the coding sequence ATGCCGGGAGGCAGGCTCACCCAGCAGGAACGCCAGCAGATCGCGCTGGGGGTGGCCGACGGCCTCGCCTACGCGGAGATCGCCCGGCGCCTCGACCGCCCCACCTCGACGGTCACCCGCGAGGTCATGCGCAACGGCGGCCCCACCGGCTACCGCGCCGACCTGGCCCAGCGCGCCACCGAACGCCGCACGCACCGGCGCGGCCAGACGACGGCCCGGAGCCCCCAGACTCCCCCGCCGGCGCACGGGCGCGACCCCGAGGCGCTGCGCGCGTACGAGGAGACGTTCACCACCGTCCTCGTACAGTCGGGCATGCCGACGATGATGGCCCGGGTGCTGACCTGCCTGTTCACCACCGACGAGGGAAGCCTCACCGCGTCGGAACTCGTCCAGCGGCTCCAGGTCAGCCCGGCGTCCGTCTCCAAGGCGATCAGCTACCTCGACGGCCAGGGCCTCGTCCGCCGCGAACGGGACGAACGGCGGCGCGAGCGCTACGTCGCCGACAACGACGTCTGGTACCAGTCCATGATGGCCAGCGCCCGCGGCACCGCCGTGCTCGCCGAAACCGCCCGCCAGGGCGTCGGCGTCCTCGGCCCCGACACCCCCGCCGCGGTCCGCCTCGAAAACATCGCCCGCTTCGTCGACTTCGTCTCCGAGAGCATCTCCCGCGCCGCCGACCAGGCGCGCGACATCCTCCACCCGAAGCCCGAGGGCACCCCGGCCGACGCCTCCGACACGTCCGCTCCCGGCCCGGACCGCGGATAG
- a CDS encoding helix-turn-helix transcriptional regulator, whose amino-acid sequence MTDPRPGGAEGVDSVLAALADPTRRLLLDLLAARGEASATALAEGVPVSRQAVVKHLAVLEAAGLVRGGRVGREVRYAVRPAALDATARWMAALAADWDRRLARIKLLAETAEAAERDAP is encoded by the coding sequence GTGACGGACCCGAGGCCGGGCGGCGCGGAGGGCGTGGACTCCGTACTCGCCGCGCTCGCCGACCCCACGCGGCGCCTGCTGCTCGACCTCCTCGCCGCGCGGGGCGAGGCCAGCGCGACCGCCCTCGCCGAGGGGGTCCCCGTCTCGCGCCAGGCCGTGGTCAAGCACCTCGCGGTGCTGGAGGCCGCCGGTCTGGTGCGCGGGGGACGGGTGGGGCGCGAGGTGCGGTACGCGGTCCGGCCCGCGGCGCTGGACGCGACGGCCCGCTGGATGGCCGCCCTCGCGGCCGACTGGGACCGCCGTCTGGCACGCATCAAGCTCCTCGCGGAGACGGCCGAGGCCGCGGAACGGGACGCCCCTTAG
- a CDS encoding SRPBCC domain-containing protein, translating to MIQDRIERETLIEAPLERVWSLVTEPGFWVAEPESVAGTVAREGESMLAKNPQYGDFPVRVEKVEPPTYVAYRWASAFPGEELRGDNTTLVEFTLTPEGDKTRLRVVESGFAELPGAEELRAKALEDNTGGWPQVLDAFKKRAEESSA from the coding sequence ATGATCCAGGACAGGATCGAACGCGAAACCCTGATCGAAGCGCCGCTGGAGCGGGTCTGGTCGCTGGTGACCGAACCCGGGTTCTGGGTGGCCGAACCGGAGAGCGTGGCCGGGACCGTCGCCCGGGAGGGCGAGTCGATGCTGGCGAAGAACCCCCAGTACGGGGACTTCCCGGTGCGCGTGGAGAAGGTCGAGCCGCCGACGTACGTCGCGTACCGCTGGGCCAGCGCCTTCCCGGGCGAGGAGCTGCGCGGGGACAACACCACCCTCGTGGAGTTCACGCTGACGCCCGAGGGGGACAAGACGCGGCTGCGCGTCGTCGAGAGCGGCTTCGCGGAGCTCCCCGGGGCCGAGGAACTGCGCGCCAAGGCACTGGAGGACAACACCGGCGGCTGGCCGCAGGTGCTCGACGCGTTCAAGAAGCGGGCCGAGGAGTCCTCGGCGTGA
- a CDS encoding pentapeptide repeat-containing protein gives MEFRAADPEAAHWLARWLADGSPYGADMTELDFGGADLAGADFSGALFIGARLAGARLTGTDFYRCRLQDADLTGADATGACFVRAVLDGADLRGAVLDGADLVRAELYGTDARGARLRGARILGASLLNTDLRGADLSGAELRENSFKVLLDDDTRVAGLTGTVFGPARLADGPDGASGTPLAGAGLEDWIRERGGDVRVIEPLGPPRP, from the coding sequence ATGGAATTCCGGGCCGCCGACCCCGAGGCCGCCCACTGGCTGGCGCGCTGGCTGGCGGACGGGAGCCCCTACGGGGCCGACATGACCGAGCTCGACTTCGGCGGCGCGGACCTCGCCGGGGCGGACTTCTCGGGCGCCCTGTTCATCGGCGCCCGCCTCGCGGGCGCCCGCCTGACCGGCACGGACTTCTACCGCTGCCGCCTCCAGGACGCCGACCTCACCGGAGCCGACGCCACCGGCGCCTGTTTCGTCCGGGCCGTGCTGGACGGGGCCGACCTGCGCGGAGCCGTCCTCGACGGGGCCGACCTCGTCCGCGCGGAGCTCTACGGCACCGACGCCCGCGGCGCCCGCCTGCGCGGCGCCCGCATCCTCGGCGCCTCGCTGCTGAACACCGACCTGCGCGGCGCGGACCTCAGCGGCGCGGAACTCCGGGAGAACTCCTTCAAGGTGCTCCTGGACGACGACACCCGCGTGGCGGGCCTGACGGGAACCGTGTTCGGCCCGGCACGACTGGCCGACGGCCCGGACGGGGCGTCAGGGACCCCCCTCGCCGGAGCCGGACTGGAGGACTGGATCCGGGAACGCGGGGGCGACGTACGGGTCATCGAACCCCTGGGTCCGCCCCGCCCCTGA
- a CDS encoding ATP-binding protein: MQVLQVQLEVGPDPAEVGRARRWARSRLAWSGIGDDEPLAETLVLLISELVTNAVVHTGCPAVLRMLFGGPGVRVEVADTSDRAPARRQACGEDTGGRGLELVDGLADRWGWQREGAGKRIWCEIDRAEPAAPAVRPDQEFARRREPRVYL; the protein is encoded by the coding sequence GTGCAGGTGCTTCAGGTGCAGCTGGAGGTAGGACCGGATCCCGCCGAGGTCGGCCGGGCCCGCCGGTGGGCCCGGTCCAGGCTGGCGTGGTCCGGCATAGGGGACGACGAGCCGCTCGCCGAGACGCTGGTCCTGTTGATCTCCGAGCTGGTCACGAACGCGGTCGTGCACACGGGTTGTCCGGCCGTGCTGCGGATGTTGTTCGGCGGGCCGGGCGTGCGGGTCGAGGTCGCCGACACGAGCGACCGGGCGCCGGCCCGCCGGCAGGCCTGCGGCGAGGACACCGGCGGGCGCGGGCTGGAGCTGGTGGACGGGCTCGCCGACCGGTGGGGCTGGCAGCGCGAGGGTGCGGGCAAACGGATCTGGTGCGAGATCGACCGGGCGGAACCGGCGGCCCCCGCCGTGCGCCCCGACCAAGAATTTGCCCGGAGGCGGGAACCGCGCGTGTACCTCTAA
- a CDS encoding acyl-CoA dehydrogenase family protein, translated as MDFQPTQDQRDLRAGVRDLLAGRYGREALRASVDAGGALDRDLWRELGGAGLFALRLPEERGGVGLGLPEAVLVFEEAGRALLPGPLVATHLAAGAVPGAAEGTAVVTAFDLDGPLVAHLGDADAVLGEDPLPAGTPVRSADPLTPLWRAEPAGGAQVDAYREEGALLTAALQVGSALRTVELAVRYAGEREQFGQPIGAFQAVKHLCADMLVRAEVARTAVYAAAVTADGAEVAAAKLLADEAALRGARDCLQVHGGMGFTWEADVHLHLKRAWVRARQWGTAARAEEFLAERLLEEAVVP; from the coding sequence GTGGACTTCCAGCCGACGCAGGACCAGCGGGACCTGCGGGCGGGTGTACGGGACCTCCTCGCCGGACGGTACGGGCGCGAGGCCCTGCGGGCGTCGGTGGACGCCGGGGGCGCCCTGGACCGGGACCTGTGGCGGGAGCTGGGCGGGGCGGGCCTGTTCGCGCTGCGCCTGCCGGAGGAGCGGGGCGGGGTCGGGCTCGGCCTGCCCGAGGCGGTCCTCGTCTTCGAGGAGGCCGGGCGGGCCCTGCTGCCGGGGCCGCTGGTGGCCACCCACCTGGCCGCCGGGGCGGTCCCCGGCGCGGCGGAGGGGACGGCCGTGGTCACCGCCTTCGACCTGGACGGGCCGCTGGTGGCGCACCTGGGCGACGCCGACGCGGTGCTCGGGGAGGACCCGCTCCCCGCCGGGACCCCGGTGCGCTCGGCGGACCCGCTGACCCCGCTGTGGCGGGCGGAGCCGGCCGGGGGCGCGCAGGTGGACGCGTACCGGGAGGAGGGGGCGCTGCTGACGGCGGCCCTGCAGGTCGGGAGCGCGCTGCGGACGGTGGAGCTGGCGGTGCGGTACGCGGGGGAGCGCGAGCAGTTCGGGCAGCCGATCGGGGCGTTCCAGGCGGTCAAGCACCTGTGCGCGGACATGCTGGTGCGCGCCGAGGTGGCCCGTACGGCGGTCTACGCGGCGGCGGTGACGGCGGACGGCGCGGAGGTCGCGGCGGCCAAACTGCTGGCGGACGAGGCGGCGCTGCGGGGCGCCCGGGACTGTCTCCAGGTGCACGGCGGGATGGGCTTCACCTGGGAGGCGGACGTGCACCTGCACCTGAAACGGGCGTGGGTGCGGGCGCGGCAGTGGGGCACGGCGGCGCGGGCGGAGGAGTTCCTGGCGGAGCGGCTGCTGGAGGAGGCGGTGGTGCCGTAG
- a CDS encoding acyl-CoA dehydrogenase, which translates to MDLTYTEEERDFRARLREWLGKTLPELPARPSPDDWPGRRAYDLGWQRRLHDAGYAGLHWPVDAGGRGATPTQHLIFLEETERAGAPYVGANFVGLLHAGPTIAAEGTAGQRARWLPPVLRGDEVWCQGFSEPGAGSDLASLRTRAVRDGDAYVVTGSKIWTSHAEVADWCELLVRTDPQAPKHRGISWLAMPMDAPGITVRPLRTLAGSAEFAEVFLDEVRIPVANRVGEENDGWRVTMVTLSFERGTAFVGEVVACRRTLALLARTAKANGRWDDPVLRRTLGRLNGEFGALWRLTQWNVSEAQRSGGVPGTGGSVFKLAYSHARQELYDAAAEVLGADSLSLEEEWTLDRLSSLSYTIAAGTSQIQRNIVAERILGLPKGR; encoded by the coding sequence ATGGACCTCACCTACACCGAGGAGGAACGGGACTTCCGGGCCCGGCTGCGCGAGTGGCTGGGCAAGACCCTGCCCGAGCTGCCCGCCAGGCCCTCCCCGGACGACTGGCCCGGCCGCCGCGCCTACGACCTGGGCTGGCAGCGCCGCCTCCACGACGCCGGGTACGCGGGCCTGCACTGGCCCGTCGACGCCGGCGGGCGCGGCGCCACCCCGACCCAGCACCTGATCTTCCTGGAGGAGACCGAACGCGCCGGCGCACCCTACGTCGGCGCGAACTTCGTCGGCCTGCTGCACGCCGGACCGACCATCGCCGCCGAGGGCACCGCCGGGCAGCGGGCCCGCTGGCTGCCGCCCGTCCTGCGCGGCGACGAGGTGTGGTGCCAGGGCTTCAGCGAGCCCGGCGCCGGCTCCGACCTGGCCTCCCTGCGCACGCGGGCGGTGCGCGACGGGGACGCGTACGTCGTCACCGGATCGAAGATCTGGACCTCGCACGCGGAGGTCGCCGACTGGTGCGAGCTGCTGGTGCGCACGGACCCGCAGGCCCCCAAGCACCGCGGGATCTCCTGGCTGGCCATGCCGATGGACGCGCCCGGGATCACGGTCCGGCCGCTGCGCACCCTCGCCGGGTCGGCCGAGTTCGCGGAGGTGTTCCTCGACGAGGTGCGGATCCCGGTCGCCAACCGGGTCGGGGAGGAGAACGACGGCTGGCGCGTGACGATGGTGACCCTCTCCTTCGAACGGGGCACCGCCTTCGTCGGCGAGGTCGTCGCCTGCCGGCGCACCCTGGCGCTGCTGGCCCGTACCGCGAAGGCGAACGGCCGCTGGGACGACCCCGTGCTGCGGCGCACCCTCGGCAGGCTCAACGGGGAGTTCGGGGCCCTGTGGCGGCTGACGCAGTGGAACGTCAGCGAGGCGCAGCGCTCCGGCGGCGTCCCCGGCACGGGCGGCAGCGTCTTCAAGCTGGCGTACTCCCACGCCCGCCAGGAGCTCTACGACGCGGCCGCGGAGGTGCTGGGCGCGGACTCCCTCTCGCTGGAGGAGGAGTGGACCCTGGACCGGCTCTCGTCCCTCTCGTACACGATCGCGGCGGGCACCTCGCAGATCCAGCGGAACATCGTCGCCGAGCGGATCCTCGGCCTTCCGAAGGGGCGGTGA